One Brevibacillus choshinensis genomic window carries:
- a CDS encoding beta-mannanase, with translation MIKWEDTTALFIKDVVCQLQGDEYVINWHWAEDVPCVYVHRSGYDEPFDVNQLGGGQLKLYTREEYKAHKGLREKNEGIGRYTYRIFPCRLENGKPVMLLPRGEAHIVHVRTGKAKIYYSFKRGRNWFSSYQSLQIRIFSEIPIPKEALCYVKKEGAIPANKDDGTQYAFIRDMQPGVNLLPEIEVRKKDEIRLFFTDGKKYGELYELIPE, from the coding sequence ATGATCAAGTGGGAAGACACAACAGCGCTCTTCATCAAGGATGTCGTCTGTCAGCTGCAAGGCGATGAGTACGTGATCAATTGGCATTGGGCAGAGGATGTCCCTTGCGTGTATGTCCACCGCTCAGGCTATGATGAACCATTCGACGTAAATCAGCTTGGCGGGGGACAGCTCAAACTGTATACCCGCGAGGAATACAAGGCCCATAAAGGTCTGCGGGAGAAAAATGAAGGCATTGGGAGATACACGTACCGCATTTTCCCTTGTCGATTGGAAAACGGCAAGCCTGTCATGCTCCTGCCAAGGGGAGAAGCGCACATCGTTCACGTCCGTACCGGGAAGGCAAAGATCTATTATTCGTTCAAGCGGGGTCGAAACTGGTTCAGTTCCTACCAGTCCTTGCAGATTCGCATATTTTCAGAGATTCCGATCCCAAAGGAAGCTTTGTGCTATGTCAAAAAAGAAGGCGCGATCCCTGCGAACAAGGATGACGGTACCCAGTACGCCTTTATTCGGGATATGCAGCCAGGCGTCAATCTGTTGCCGGAAATTGAGGTCAGGAAAAAAGATGAGATCCGCCTCTTCTTTACGGACGGAAAAAAATACGGGGAATTGTACGAACTGATTCCCGAATAG
- a CDS encoding tubulin-like doman-containing protein, producing the protein MKAVVREHIQQLDVSLGGGIVSDKIRVDTIDNPMLVIGLGGTGIDALLRLKYQVNRRFKLPVDHLSKKRKEKPDNIEFIAFETNEHDRNKKYKGIGLDPVTEFVLLSNPEIGGVLQNRSILEPYITEWLSPELTITDGISGASGVRQAGRLLLFTKITQVVQTIEKKVKMLCEGTSKKLTVFLLSGISGGTGSGCFLDIAYIVRGILERDFGSAGVDKVNTLGYLFTPDVNLSNKSLSSHTRDYIMKNGYAALKELDYWMNADERGERFRQQYGSVLNVQSPMPPFNLCHLISATNLEGKALENAYDYCMNVTAENITNFMASEEKRSGEEFAIHDYISNIRTNINQMPKAYAANYQYNVIGASSAVLPIEEMTTYLAYRLFKKMEKMFTVAPTQEDAEKFARKLGIDIDSISRKFEERVPEPLPGYENSERMNYSNVISQQVVSVDHELEQGYLAKAREQYIKAKKQLPGELIAVFGDMIKRVFLHPQQGPFYASRLIQSDKGFCLMKMILSYVESLKANLESFPREIEGARETAHEKLGDARSAFISKEKKKNIYIEAKINEYQLLADQEKLEQMIEFYEELHRLLNAENNRIYSVFTEVLNTLNQIFEKNGDILINGGEESDRTGNKTYYWNIVNVPDIAKVIGNILEQKDADDLIRDFTSELLERSDQWVKEQELDIVSSISDFLSEKFGELITKSMEDFLVIKYGQDETLDRIVERKIASKLDDEAIPVFHLSNHLGNMHFPSWGFVSVPLKAPAILKGIKNYQDTAISGSRFTVKESEVKNRIFWLNTKNGIPLFVYTPLKVYEESYERTILEREGIGRHLVQTEKNNWAYLPSPIPEKSWGDTYENNRIKAYNAGIRRLFDRALAYGSIREKGSDSKTSSRYECIITKPFSLTSYLEENQLPKDSGKLSPGEIKRLLAELKGFMKDGLEGEFTRDIFGSTNEDMAKENLIRYPELIRLMQEEVRKYEEIEQKISELEQMVSAIQGEEELVTRFIEALYTGTLCKKGALYVYDKDEEEEAWDPFVNLMKVNRHVEYALFEQFRTLDAKKMAILNRKATKRSDAMTLAEDTTKLVQSLDEIAAAFQGTKNDLEYDRDDFVNGEELYRFYKKVWAKVNDMRKTLQ; encoded by the coding sequence ATGAAAGCAGTAGTGAGAGAACATATTCAGCAGTTGGATGTATCGCTTGGCGGAGGAATCGTCAGCGACAAGATTCGGGTAGACACCATCGACAATCCGATGCTCGTCATCGGCTTGGGTGGGACAGGCATCGACGCGCTTTTGCGCCTGAAATATCAAGTGAACCGACGCTTCAAGCTGCCGGTCGACCATCTTTCCAAGAAGCGCAAGGAAAAGCCGGACAACATCGAGTTCATCGCATTCGAGACCAACGAGCATGACCGCAACAAGAAGTACAAAGGCATCGGGCTCGACCCGGTAACCGAGTTCGTCCTGCTGTCCAATCCAGAGATCGGGGGCGTGCTGCAAAACCGCAGCATCCTGGAGCCGTATATTACCGAATGGCTGTCTCCAGAGCTGACGATCACGGACGGAATCAGTGGCGCATCCGGTGTGAGACAGGCAGGGCGCTTGCTCCTGTTTACGAAAATCACGCAGGTCGTGCAGACCATCGAGAAAAAAGTCAAAATGCTGTGCGAAGGTACCAGCAAGAAGCTGACGGTTTTCCTGTTGAGCGGGATTTCCGGTGGTACGGGCAGCGGCTGCTTCCTCGACATCGCCTATATCGTGCGCGGGATTCTGGAGCGCGACTTCGGCAGCGCCGGGGTGGACAAGGTCAATACGCTGGGCTATCTGTTCACGCCTGACGTGAATTTGTCCAACAAGAGCCTCAGCTCGCATACGCGGGACTACATCATGAAAAACGGCTACGCGGCACTGAAAGAGCTGGATTACTGGATGAACGCTGACGAGAGAGGCGAGCGCTTCCGCCAGCAGTACGGCAGCGTGCTAAACGTACAATCGCCTATGCCGCCGTTCAACCTGTGCCATTTGATCTCCGCGACCAATTTGGAAGGCAAAGCGCTGGAAAACGCCTACGACTACTGCATGAACGTGACGGCGGAGAACATCACGAACTTCATGGCCAGCGAAGAAAAGCGTTCCGGCGAGGAGTTTGCGATTCATGACTATATCAGCAACATCCGCACCAATATCAACCAGATGCCGAAAGCGTACGCGGCCAACTACCAGTACAACGTGATCGGTGCTTCGTCTGCGGTACTGCCGATCGAGGAAATGACCACCTATCTGGCTTATCGCCTGTTTAAAAAGATGGAGAAGATGTTCACCGTAGCGCCTACGCAGGAGGACGCGGAGAAATTCGCCCGCAAGCTCGGCATCGATATCGACTCGATCTCCCGCAAGTTCGAGGAGCGCGTGCCGGAGCCGTTGCCAGGCTATGAAAACAGCGAGCGAATGAACTACAGCAACGTCATCAGCCAGCAGGTCGTGAGCGTCGATCACGAGCTGGAGCAAGGCTATCTGGCAAAAGCGAGAGAGCAGTACATCAAGGCCAAGAAGCAGCTGCCGGGAGAGCTGATCGCAGTCTTTGGCGACATGATCAAGCGCGTATTCCTGCACCCGCAGCAAGGTCCTTTCTACGCATCCCGTCTGATCCAATCGGACAAAGGCTTCTGCCTGATGAAGATGATCCTGTCTTACGTAGAAAGCCTGAAGGCGAATCTGGAGAGCTTCCCGCGCGAGATCGAGGGAGCGCGCGAGACCGCCCATGAAAAGCTGGGCGATGCCCGCAGCGCTTTTATCTCCAAGGAGAAAAAGAAGAACATCTACATTGAAGCGAAGATAAACGAGTACCAGCTCTTGGCTGATCAAGAAAAGCTGGAGCAGATGATCGAGTTCTACGAAGAGCTGCATCGTCTCCTGAATGCGGAGAACAACCGGATCTACAGCGTCTTTACAGAGGTGCTGAATACGCTCAATCAAATCTTTGAAAAGAACGGCGACATCCTGATCAACGGTGGGGAAGAGAGCGATCGCACCGGCAACAAAACGTACTACTGGAACATCGTAAACGTGCCGGACATCGCCAAGGTCATTGGAAACATCCTGGAGCAAAAGGATGCCGACGACTTGATCCGCGATTTCACAAGTGAGCTTCTAGAGCGATCCGACCAATGGGTCAAAGAACAGGAGCTGGATATCGTCAGCTCAATCTCAGACTTCCTATCGGAGAAATTCGGTGAGCTGATCACCAAGTCTATGGAAGATTTCCTGGTGATCAAGTACGGCCAGGACGAGACGCTGGACCGAATCGTGGAGCGCAAGATTGCGAGCAAGCTGGATGACGAGGCGATCCCCGTCTTCCATCTGAGCAACCATCTCGGCAACATGCACTTCCCATCTTGGGGCTTCGTCTCGGTGCCATTGAAGGCGCCGGCGATCCTAAAGGGGATTAAAAACTATCAGGATACGGCGATCAGCGGTTCCCGCTTCACGGTCAAAGAAAGCGAAGTCAAAAACCGCATTTTCTGGCTGAATACCAAGAACGGCATTCCGCTGTTTGTCTACACGCCGCTGAAGGTGTACGAGGAAAGCTACGAGCGTACGATTCTGGAGCGTGAAGGGATCGGTCGACATCTCGTGCAGACAGAAAAGAACAACTGGGCGTACCTGCCGTCGCCAATCCCTGAGAAATCGTGGGGAGATACGTATGAAAACAATCGGATCAAGGCCTACAATGCAGGGATCCGTCGCCTATTCGATCGCGCACTGGCTTATGGGAGCATCCGCGAAAAAGGCAGCGACAGCAAGACCAGCAGCCGTTACGAATGCATCATTACCAAGCCCTTTAGCCTGACATCGTACCTGGAGGAGAACCAGCTTCCTAAAGACAGCGGGAAGCTCAGCCCGGGAGAGATCAAGCGCCTCCTGGCTGAACTGAAAGGCTTCATGAAGGATGGGCTGGAGGGTGAATTCACTCGCGATATTTTCGGCAGCACCAACGAAGACATGGCCAAGGAAAATCTCATTCGCTATCCTGAGCTGATCCGTCTGATGCAAGAGGAAGTGCGCAAGTACGAAGAAATCGAGCAAAAGATATCCGAACTGGAGCAAATGGTCAGTGCGATTCAAGGGGAAGAAGAGCTCGTGACACGCTTCATCGAGGCGCTGTACACCGGAACGCTTTGCAAAAAAGGCGCTCTCTACGTCTACGACAAGGATGAAGAGGAAGAGGCGTGGGACCCGTTTGTGAATCTGATGAAGGTAAACAGGCATGTGGAATATGCCCTCTTTGAGCAATTCCGCACTCTCGACGCCAAAAAGATGGCGATACTGAATCGCAAGGCAACCAAACGGAGCGATGCCATGACCCTGGCAGAGGATACGACCAAGCTGGTTCAGAGCCTCGATGAGATCGCTGCTGCATTCCAGGGAACCAAAAACGATCTGGAATACGATCGCGACGATTTCGTCAATGGCGAGGAGCTGTACCGTTTTTACAAAAAAGTGTGGGCGAAAGTAAACGATATGCGCAAGACGCTGCAATAA
- a CDS encoding vWA domain-containing protein — protein MSQRKLSLLMMVCSLIGGVIGFVVGEVILSRLSTELPQWLLMGLYFGQYALFVGLMCLVAEMISPRLNGHGWKQRYVGASWKMLVPSTLVMVGVAAMLLQLLYGFSYQRSSGTDNIVMLLDTSDSMKVSDPSNQLFQAASDVVRKMDSDMQIAVITFNDQTEVLQPLVQLSDQSVKDTVIAKLQNHPGPSGGTQIDKALRMALEQLQASQQLGPNSTVVLMSDGYSNVDLQTALAPYKQANMHIHTVGMSQIDADGTYLMKRISEETGGTYFNVDHAEELSGIFGQIYELSRQDRNLVTERTGAIADSTFFAIIRVLGILIIGGLLGLALGLIFDNRHLAKSFTIGGAAAGLPAGLLLESALTSSEWLDTTIRLVALALMAVVMTLFTAFVPASADGGQTSFKSRLGQGKRSPQRMLESGSRTSKRFDL, from the coding sequence ATGAGTCAAAGAAAGCTCAGTCTGCTCATGATGGTATGCAGCCTGATTGGCGGCGTAATTGGTTTTGTGGTCGGAGAAGTGATCCTTTCCCGCCTTTCCACAGAGCTGCCGCAATGGCTGCTGATGGGTTTGTATTTTGGGCAGTACGCCCTGTTTGTGGGCCTGATGTGTCTGGTCGCGGAAATGATATCCCCCCGTCTGAACGGACACGGCTGGAAGCAGCGGTACGTGGGGGCATCGTGGAAGATGCTGGTGCCGAGCACGCTGGTGATGGTGGGTGTGGCGGCGATGCTTCTGCAGCTTCTCTACGGCTTTTCGTATCAGCGTTCGAGCGGCACCGATAACATCGTGATGCTGCTGGATACCTCTGACAGTATGAAGGTATCGGATCCGAGCAATCAATTGTTCCAAGCGGCATCTGATGTGGTTCGCAAGATGGACAGCGATATGCAAATTGCAGTCATAACGTTTAATGATCAAACCGAAGTCCTGCAGCCGCTCGTTCAGTTGAGCGATCAAAGCGTCAAGGACACCGTTATCGCAAAGCTGCAGAACCACCCGGGTCCAAGCGGTGGAACGCAAATCGATAAAGCGCTGCGAATGGCGCTCGAACAGCTGCAGGCTTCGCAGCAGCTGGGTCCGAACAGCACCGTAGTGCTCATGTCGGATGGGTACAGCAATGTAGATTTGCAAACTGCCTTGGCACCGTACAAGCAAGCAAACATGCACATTCACACCGTAGGCATGAGCCAGATCGATGCCGACGGAACCTACCTGATGAAGCGGATTTCCGAGGAGACGGGAGGCACCTATTTTAACGTGGATCACGCCGAAGAGCTGTCAGGCATCTTTGGACAAATCTACGAATTGAGCCGCCAAGACCGGAACCTGGTGACGGAACGGACTGGCGCGATAGCAGACAGCACGTTTTTTGCCATCATTCGAGTCCTCGGCATACTGATCATCGGAGGCTTGCTCGGATTGGCGCTGGGGCTGATTTTTGACAACCGTCACCTGGCCAAAAGCTTCACCATCGGCGGAGCGGCAGCAGGACTTCCCGCAGGTCTTCTGCTGGAGTCAGCCCTCACATCGTCTGAGTGGCTCGATACGACGATCAGGTTGGTCGCCTTGGCGCTGATGGCAGTTGTGATGACCTTGTTCACCGCGTTTGTCCCCGCTTCAGCGGACGGCGGCCAGACGTCATTCAAAAGCCGTTTGGGACAGGGAAAACGTTCACCGCAGCGGATGCTGGAGTCCGGCAGTCGCACCAGCAAGCGCTTTGATCTGTAG
- a CDS encoding TRAFAC clade GTPase domain-containing protein, with amino-acid sequence MLTFLKSMFEKKQPPVERLPFYDIVCPYCFAKYSPDQVVFRAAHHREDDEDYALQEDENLNRYRDKFGLDAIEELEAIVDPQSIPEESHLYVENVLVGVTDRYGVVTKRRLCPKCHNELPITAGKAPSNIISIVGASQVGKSVYMTSLIHTLQNTTANRFEAACMPLNAQISRKFRENYEAPLFERGQLLDSTQKEKRQEPFIFQFIFKDSEKAPLILVFFDVAGEGMVDREYLELYAAHVKNSSGILFLVDPLQIRTIRDRVMLRAGDEPGEFTARYDEPREVVITLFENFIGYQEHSKTNIPTAVVLTKSDMLHLIKEDDGEYIKSNSNVFRNFVHEEYLNMTEFENINGEIGRFIEKVDRPFKDALEVYFTNTAYFAVSALGSNPVNQKVSGVVTPIRVDEPFIWLLHQLDYIEGRER; translated from the coding sequence ATGCTGACCTTTTTGAAAAGCATGTTTGAGAAGAAACAGCCGCCAGTGGAGCGTCTTCCTTTTTACGATATTGTGTGCCCGTACTGCTTTGCCAAATATTCGCCTGACCAAGTCGTGTTTCGTGCCGCCCATCACCGCGAGGACGATGAGGATTACGCACTGCAGGAAGACGAGAATCTGAACCGATACCGGGACAAGTTTGGGCTGGATGCGATTGAGGAGCTGGAGGCCATTGTTGACCCACAGAGCATTCCGGAAGAAAGCCATCTGTATGTAGAAAACGTTCTCGTGGGTGTGACGGATCGGTACGGAGTCGTTACCAAACGCAGGCTGTGTCCCAAGTGCCACAATGAGCTGCCGATCACGGCGGGGAAAGCGCCGAGCAACATCATTTCCATTGTAGGGGCGTCGCAGGTGGGAAAATCTGTGTACATGACTTCGCTCATCCACACGCTGCAAAATACGACAGCCAATCGCTTCGAGGCGGCCTGCATGCCGCTCAATGCGCAAATCAGCCGGAAATTCCGCGAGAATTACGAAGCGCCTCTGTTTGAGAGAGGCCAGCTTCTCGATTCGACGCAAAAGGAAAAGCGGCAGGAGCCGTTTATTTTCCAATTCATATTCAAAGACAGTGAAAAAGCGCCGCTCATCCTCGTCTTTTTCGACGTAGCAGGTGAGGGCATGGTCGATCGCGAGTACCTGGAGCTGTACGCAGCTCACGTGAAAAACTCGTCGGGCATCCTGTTTCTCGTCGATCCGCTGCAAATCAGGACCATCCGCGACAGAGTCATGCTGCGGGCAGGTGATGAGCCAGGGGAATTTACGGCTCGGTACGATGAGCCGCGAGAGGTCGTCATCACGCTGTTTGAGAACTTCATCGGCTACCAGGAGCACAGCAAGACAAATATTCCGACGGCGGTCGTCCTGACCAAGAGCGATATGCTGCATCTGATCAAGGAAGACGATGGCGAGTACATCAAGTCTAACAGTAATGTCTTCCGCAATTTCGTCCATGAAGAGTATTTGAACATGACGGAATTCGAGAACATCAACGGGGAGATCGGCCGCTTTATCGAGAAGGTGGATCGACCGTTCAAGGACGCACTGGAAGTCTACTTTACCAATACGGCCTATTTCGCTGTATCTGCGCTGGGAAGCAATCCGGTCAATCAAAAGGTGAGCGGAGTCGTGACACCGATCCGGGTCGATGAGCCGTTCATCTGGCTCCTGCATCAGCTGGATTACATCGAGGGGAGGGAGCGGTAG
- a CDS encoding cupin domain-containing protein, with product MANLSRTVGNPHNGESVTFIKTTEETNGEYLLFRTDLPPNIGIFLHYHTELVETFEGVSGKLDLTVDGKKITLQKGDKAVAPLDKHHFFQNNTNEMVSFNVEIRPAAQFEAFVRCGYGLDTDGRSFYMPFLKQYLPKNILLLGTLFEMGAFYVPYLPLSLQKAIFGMLAKLSAWTGAAKTLEKYYIPSPENQRISS from the coding sequence ATGGCAAATTTGAGTCGCACCGTTGGAAATCCCCATAACGGGGAAAGTGTCACCTTCATAAAAACCACCGAAGAAACAAATGGGGAGTACCTGCTGTTTCGTACAGACCTGCCACCCAATATTGGAATCTTCTTACACTATCATACCGAACTTGTGGAAACCTTTGAAGGTGTTAGCGGGAAATTAGATCTCACTGTTGATGGAAAAAAGATCACCCTGCAAAAGGGCGACAAAGCCGTCGCTCCGTTGGACAAGCATCACTTCTTTCAAAACAACACCAACGAAATGGTCAGCTTCAACGTAGAAATCAGGCCAGCCGCTCAATTCGAAGCCTTTGTTCGCTGCGGCTACGGACTTGACACGGATGGGAGAAGCTTTTACATGCCCTTTCTGAAGCAATACCTCCCGAAAAACATTTTGCTGTTGGGCACGCTGTTTGAAATGGGAGCATTCTATGTCCCTTACCTTCCGCTCTCCCTGCAAAAAGCGATCTTTGGCATGCTGGCCAAGCTCTCCGCCTGGACAGGTGCAGCAAAGACACTGGAAAAGTATTACATTCCTTCCCCAGAAAATCAACGCATTTCGAGCTAA